AATTGTGTCAATTACGGGAACGATTTCTGAATTAATTACGAATGTCTCAGATGATTTAGTAGAGTTATACATTCTGCGAGCTTGTAAGATCATGTCGTGTGTAACCTTATCAGCATGCTTTTGTGCATCAAGGTCAAGCGTTGTGTATATTGAATATCCATCTTTATATATGTTCGCCCCAGCTGGAAGATGTCTAACTATTCTCTGTCTTATGTACTCTGAAAAATAAGGAGCATTATCTTCTTTCTCAGAAATGGCAGATGTATCTGCCATGCGAGTCCAATCGTAATTTTCCCAATACTCGCTGAACTCTATCTCAGCTAATTCAGGACTTATGATCTTATTAGCTACGACTTGATTTAATACTGTCTTTTGTATTTTTTTAGAAAATTCTGGATTATAAAATGGTGAATAGAGTTTTGCGTTTGGTAATTGTATAATCATTAAAACGGCTTCCGCGGTATTAATATCTTTAACGCTTTTATTGAAAAAGAATTTAGATGCTGCTACTACTCCGTAATTTCCATTTCCAAAGTAGACTTTATTTAAATACTTCTCAAGTATTTCATATTTTGATAGTTTCTTTTCAAGCTGTATAGCCCACCAAATTTCATTGAGTTTTCTTACAATAGATCTTCTTGCTTGATTAGTATAAAGGAGTTTTGCTAGCTGCTGTGTTAAGGTACTTCCCCCTGAAAAATATCTTCCAAGAGCAATATTAAGAGCAGCTCTAAGGATTCCCATGAGTGAGAAACCTCTATGTGAGTAAAAGCCAGTGTCTTCGCGTATTAAAAGCGTGCTTATTAAATTGTTAGGCATTTCTGTTAAAGAAAGTAGTTCTCTATTTTCATCAGATATAAACTGTGTTATTACCCTGCCGTGAATGTCAAAAAGTTTTGAAGGTATTGCAGGGTTTAACTCCCCAAAATTTTTGTCTCCTTGGATGTTGATAGTCTCAACTAGCGCAATTGAGAGTAAGATAATAGAAAAGCTGATAGCAAAATACGCCAAATAAATGAGTATATTGCCTTTTTTATTAAAGTTAAAACTCTTCAAATTATAGCTCCGTACCCTATTATACTATAAGTATAATAGTAATTAATATTTTTCCTTGAGTTGTTATAATATAAAAATGCTGTTATAATTTCTATGCATATATGATATATGGATTTTATAATGAAAATTAACAAGAAGATAAGATATGGGTTTTTAAAGTATTAATTTATTATTTGCTATTTTTATTGGGATTAATAATAAGTCTATTTCTATGGATATTCCTTTGTACTGGTTAGTGATCATTTGCATTTAGCTAGGAGTTTAATAGGAATTTCTATCGGGTTAGTATTTTATTTGATATTATTGATTTTATGTTTTGCATTGATTTCGAAGTCTAGATTTGATTCTTATATCTATTTAAGTAAGCTGTAGATGATTGGTTGCATCTAGTATTTGGGGTAGAATTATTTTGAAGGTTATTAATGACTTAAAAGTTTTTAATTTTATCGATATAAGATACCTGAATGTCAGTTTTAAATTATTCTATGTTTTTATCGTTTATCAGAAAAGGGGAGGTTTATGCTTTTGTCTAGAAAAATAAAAGATTATGAGACTAAATATAGATGTAAAGAAATTAAAATGAGTACTGAGATAAACAGTTTCCTTAATATTAAAAATACTGTTGAGATGAAAGTTGGTACTTATGTAGTATTTGGAATAATTTATTCTATTTCCATGAATACTATTAAGATTATTTTTCAGGAAGACACAATTTTGCCAATTTTAGCGCAAAATAGAAACTTAGGGAATATTCAAATTAGAAGATTGGATGATTTGACACATAATTCTTTTATTATACCGTCTTTAGCTGTTAGATTAGCAAATACATCTACTTATTCTGGCCAAGACAAGGAGTATAATTTGCTAACGCTGGATTTTTTATCGCCTGTTCCAGAAGAGTTTGCTATGAAGATTGGCAAACTTCTTGATTTAAAGCTTGGGCAGAATCAAAGAATTCATGAGCGTATTATTGTTGATAAGGATTCACTTAGAAAGCTTAAGCTCAGTTCTGATAAAGCTTTTATTGAATTTAACGGAATTAAGCATAAGTGTTTAATTAAAGACTTATCCTATGGTGGTGCACTTTTAATTTCTTATTTTGATTATGAGGAAATGGATGAAAGTGACATTGACTTAACTCTAAATTTTAATATTGCAGGTAATGAAGTTTCTATTCTGGGCAAGACAAGAAATTTAAGTGTTATTCAGACTCCCAATGGTAAGGTTTTAGCTTTAGGTATTGCATTTTATGAGGAAAAAATTCCTCTTGATTATACTATGCTAATTCATGATTATTTTAATTAGAGGATTTATGCTTAAGAATATTGTCTATATTTCTCTTCCAGAGAATTTTACAAGGCGGATTAAAGATTTCGTGTTCGATCCTACAATACTTTTGCCTGTTGAGGTCAATAATGTTTTAAATTTTTCTCAAATTGAACTTAATTTTGAGGCTATTATGTCTGCTATTCTCAAAATTTCTGCTTATGAGAGGGATAATGTTAATTTTCCTTATTATAAAAAGCTTCTCTTAGCTTTAAATCCTAATATTTTTGCTGAACTTATTAATGCTGGATTGATTAAGGTTGATGAAGGAGATTATAGCTTGGCTCTTGAGATTTTTTTGGCATTAAAAGGTATTGATGATAAAAATGAGATTCTTCTTCTTAATTTGGCATTGTTGTATGAGCGGATGGCTGAAAACTTCCTGAAGGCTGAGCAAGGTACGGATGCTCTTCATAGTGATCAAAATGCTTTAAAAATTTATGAGAAACTTTTGGGATTTAAAAGTCCAAATGAAAATGTGTTTGCAAATGCTGGATTTTTTTTTGTTAGACAGTACAAATTAGATAAAGCTCAACAGTTGCTTAAACATTATTTAAAAATTTCTGACAACTCAAGGTTAAAGGGTAAAGTAAGTGAGATTTTAAATGCTATAGGGAATCATGAGAGTTTGGACTTAGGTCTTGAGAGGATATATGATCTTATTATTTTGTCAAGAGAGGATGAAGCTATTTCTGAACTAATTAGACTTTTAAAGTATAATGAGGGATTGTGGAATGCTTGGTTTTTGCTTGGGTGGGGATATAGAAGGAAGGGGTTTTATTCTGAAGCGAAGGACGCTTTTCTTAAGGTATTATTTCTTGACTCTAAGAATGTTGATGCTATGAACGAGCTTTCAATCTGCTTTATGGAACTTTTGGAGCTTGATGATAGTCTTAAGTATTTACTTAGAGCTTTAAAGCTTGAACCTGATAATGTCAAGATTATTTCAAATCTTGGAATTCTTTATTTAAAGATGGAGCACAAGAAAGAGGCTTTAAAATATTTCAAAATAGTGCTTGAATATGACCCTAAGGATTCCCTTGCGCTTAAATATTTGGAACTTTTAGATAAATAATTTTAGTTTGTGCTTTGTAGGTTATAGGACCCGGAGTAAATTTTTGCAGTAGGATTAACGCACTACTGGGGATATACTCTACAAGTTCTCTTATTCTTTCTATAGAATCGACATGCACTATTAAAGGATTTGTAATAGGTCTTTTCTTTACTAAAAAAAGCATCCTTACCGCAGAATCACTGTATGCATCAGCTCCAATGCCATATACTGTTTCTGTAGGGAATATCACTAGCTCTCCCTCTCTTATAAACTGTGCGGCTTTTTCTATCTCTGAGGATTCTATTATTACTGTCTTCATTTGTTATTCATTTATTTTCACAATTCTTATTATTAATTAAAGCAACAAATTTGTAAATAAATAATTTAGAGAAATATAGAGGTTTTGCTTTCTGTTGAAAATCTTGGGTTTTATATTATAATATGAAATATGGTAAGTTTGATTAATCTTATGAGTGGTAGCTCTAGATTTATTTTTTTGTTCTTAATTTTTATTGTTGCTAAGCTGGATAGTGCTACTGTAGGGCTTGCCTCATGGTATGGGGAGGCTTTTCATGGTAAGGCTACTGCTAATGGTGAAAAATTTGATATGACAGCACTTACTGCTGCTCACAAGGAACTTCCATTTAATACTGTTGTAAGAGTGACTAATTTACTAAATAATAGAACAGTTGTTGTAAGGATTAATGATAGAGGTCCTTTTAGAAAAGATAGGGTAATTGATTTATCAAAATCTGCTGCTGAAAAGCTGGACTTTCTAGGCATAGGCGTTGCGCCTGTAAAAATTGAAATATTGGAAAAATCGGATGAAAGGAAAGTTGTAGCGCACGAACCCAAAAAGGCTTCAAATACAGTAAATTCATCTAAAGTTGATTCTTTATTGGAAAGTTCAAAACTAGACAAAGATGCTACTTTAGATAAGGGTGGCTCTGATGTTGCGGAATCGGCCTTACATGATCTTATTAAAGAGCCTGATTTCTATATACAAGTTGGTTCTTATAAAATGAGAGATTATGCTGAGAGAGCTTATAGAGCATTACAGAAGGTTGGACTGAGTGTTTTAGTACATGCGCATGGATCTTTTTTTACAGTTTTCGTTCCGACTCATGCTGATGATGTACATCAAAATGTTGAGCTTATTAAATCTACAGGATATAAGGATATTTTGGTAAGAAAGACTAAGATCCCAGGGGATAATCTTGCTATAGATTAGTATTTTGTTCTTGTTTTTTAAAGAATATATCTATTATTTGTTTTATATTTTCAAAATTTGAATAATGAGTTTCGATGTCAGGTAAGGATTCGAGGAAAAGCTTACCATAGGTTTTCTCAAAAATTCTTTTGTCAAAACATACTATAATTCCATAATCTTTTGAATCCCTAATCAATCTTCCAAATCCTTGTTTAAATTTTATTATTGCTTGTGGTAATGTTTCTTTTGTAAAAAAGTTTTCTCCCACTCTTATAGCTAATTCGTTTTTTGCTATTAAAATCGGATCTGAGGGGGTTTGAAATGGAAGTTTTGGCATTATTACCATTGTTAGTTTGTCTCCTTTAATGTCAATTCCTTCCCAGAAATTTTTTATGCCTATGAGTACGCTTTTTTTTTGTGAATATTTGAAAGAATTTATGAGCTCATGTTTTGGCAAATCTCCTTGGACAAAAATATTTATATCATTCCTTAGTAAAAAATCTTTAATATTTTTACCTATGTATTCTAAGCTTTTAAGTGAGGTTAAAAGAATTAAAGTCCCTCCTTTATTTAGCATTACAAGTTCTTTAATGTATATTGCTGATTGGCTTAGGAATTCTTCTTCGTTATTGGGATTTTCAATGTCTGATATAATCGTGAGTATTGATCTTTCCTTGTAGGGAAAAGAATATGGTAACTTTTCCGTTTTTATCTCTTTGTCGCTTAAGTTCAGGCCAGTCTGGTTGAAAAAATATGAAAATGATTGGTTTGTAAGAAGAGTAGCTGAAGTAAAAATTACTCTTCTTAGTCTTTTATGCATAATTGAATTTAGTCCAGGGGCTAAATTGATCTCTGACGTTTTGAATATAGGAATATTCTTTTTATTTTCTATCCAGAAACAGAGATTGATATAGCTATTCTCAGAGATGAAATTTTTAATTAATAGTTCTTTTAATTCTATATTCCTAATTAGCCTATTTAGCTCGATTTGTGCTACTTGATTTTCAAGGTCTTGTATTACTGACGTTATGGCTGTTCGATAATTTTCTAGATTATAAATAATATCTTGTAAATGTGTTTTAATTCGCATATAAAAATCGAGTTTATGTGTAGCATTGGTGATTCTATAAATAGATGGGAAATCTTTTGTTGTTCGTATAATATATTCAATGTTCTCAAAACTTGATATTGTTGCAATTTCAAAATTTTTCTTGTATGCACCGCCTATATTTTGCCTTTTGATTAGTTTGTCTATTTTTATAAAGAGTTGCTTTATTCCAATTCTTGAGAAATTTTTGTTAAACAGGGTTCTTGCAGCTTCTTCTAAATAGTGAGCTTCATCAATTATAACGTTTTTAATATTAGGTAAGATTAAGTTAAGCTCTTCCTCTGTATCAATTTTTTCAGAGTCATTTTCATGAGTTTCTTTTTCTGTTAATATTTCATTTCTTATGTAGAGATCATTTAATAGTAAATGATGATTTGTTATGATAATATCACATTCTGATGCTTTTCTTCTTGCCTTTTTAAAAAAACATTTATTCTCATCAGGACAGGTGATGCCTGAGCATGTTTCAATGCTAGCTGATACTTCTTCCCAGATTTTGTCATCGATAAAATTAAGTTCGTCTTTATCACCAGTTTTTGTGGTTTTTGCCCAGTAAATTAATGATTCTAAATTTTTTTTATTGAATGTGTATGTTAAGAGACTTCTTTCAAATTCTTCAAGCCGGCGAAGGCATAGGTAATTTCTCATTCCTTTAATTATTCCAAACTTTATTTTGCAAGGAATAATATTCTCTAAAGATTTAATATCTTTTTTAATTAGTTGTTCTTGAAGGTTAATAGAGGCTGTTGAAATGATTACTTTTTCTTGTGTTTTTTGAATAAAATCAATAGCAGAAATTAAATAGGCAAGACTTTTTCCCGTACCTGTTGGGGCTTCAATAACTAAGAAATTCTCATCGTTAAAGGCTCTGCTTACTTTGTCTATCATTCTTAACTGATTATTTCTTGTAACAAAGCCTTTAACGTTTAGTTCAGCTTTTTTAAGTATATATTCAATTAAGTTCAATTCTATCAATTATTCCTTTTAATAATTTTGCTAAATCCTTCGATGATTTTTCTGCATTTATTTGAATTTCCTCTAAAGTTATGGAGTTTTCTTGTATGCCTGACGCCATGTTTGTTACATATGAAATGGCTACTGTATCCATCTCCAGATAAGATGCCATAATTATTTCAGGCACTGTTGACATCCCAACTAAATCTGCACCTATGGTTTTAAAAAACTTTATCTCAGCTGCTGACTCAAAGGATGGACCAGCAACGGCAATATAAACACCTTCTTTCATCTGTTTTCCAAAAATATCCTTATAAACATTTCTTGTAAATTCTATTAGACTTGAATTATTATAAATTGAATTTAGTTCTGGAAATCTTGGTCCCAACTTATTATCGTGCTCGCCAATTAATGGATTTATTCCCATAAGGTTTATATGGTCGTTTATTAAAATGAGATCAGTTGTGGCAAATTGGCTGTTAATTCCCCCAGAGGCATTTGTAATAATTAAATCCTTGATTCCAATTTTTTTTGCAAGCAGTATAGGCATTATTATTTCTTTAGGATGATAACCTTCATAATAATGAAACCTTCCAGAAAACAGAGCAATATCTTTGTTAACTTTAAGTATCCCCTTGTGACTTTCTTCTGTTGATATTGGGAATCTTTCTATTTGGGTGTAAGGTATTTCAACTCCATTATCACATATTGCATCTACATTACTAAACCTAGTGCCAAGTATAACTGCTACTTTGGGTTTAAACTTTGATATGTTGTCTTGAATTGAATTATATGCTTTGTCAACTCTTTGATTAATTTCTTTAAAATTCATTTTATGCTCCTTTAGTATGATGTTGTATAATTATATAATCATTTTATGAATTTTTTAAGCGATATTCGTCTTCCAATTATGATTTTGGCTCCAATGGAAGATGTAACTGATACTGTTTTTAGGAATTTAATTCATTTAATAGGAAATGGGAAGCATGAGCCTGACATTTATTTTACTGAATTTATTTCTGCAGTAGGACTTTTGAATGGATCTAAGCAATCAATGCAGCATATTTTGACAAGGAATGATGAGCTTAGTCGTCCCTTAATTGCTCAAATTTGGGGCAAGAAGCCAGATGAGTTTGTCAAAGCAATAGAAGTTTTAAGTGATTTAGGGTTTTGGGGTATTGATCTTAATATGGGATGTCCTAAGAAGAAGATAGTTAAGAAAGGAGTTTGTTCTGCTTTAATTGAGAATAAATCCTTGGCCCGTGAGATAGTCATGGCAAGTAAAGAGACATGCTTAAGATTTGGATTGCCTATTAGCGTTAAAACAAGACATGGATTTTTTTGCTCTGAAGTTGAGGATTGGTTGGGGTTTCTATTGGGATTAGGTATTGATATGTTGACAGTGCATCCGAGGCTTGCTATCAATCAAAGTGAAGGGCTTATAGATATGAATGTGTTTGATAAGGTTGTTAAACTGAGAGACAAAATCAATCCTTCTACATTAATTATTGGAAATGGAGATATTTTAACTTTAGATCATGCGGATCAAATTATAAGGGATTATTCTATTGATGGAGTCATGTTTGGGCGTGGAATTTTTAAGAATTTAAACTTATTTAAAAAAGGTTCGCCCAACTTTTTGAGTAATAATTTAAATTTTAGATTAGATATATTAAAATTTCATATAAAAGACTTTCATACTACTTGGAGCTTTACTAAGGATTTTAATAAACTTAAAAAATACTTCAAGATTTATTTTAATGAAAATGAAAGACATAGTGAATATTTTCGTAATATTATGAATTCAAGCAGTTATGATGAACTTTTTACAAATCTAGATCGAATGGATAGTATAGGAGATTAACTTAGGCGATGAGTAGTGAGCTTTCAAAAAATTATGATCCTAAGAGTTTTGAAGATAAAATTTATAGGAAATGGTTAAATAATGGTGTATTTCGTTCGGGTAATAGCTTTGAATTGAAGAAATTTAGTATGATAGCACCTCCACCCAATGTTACAGGTATTCTTCATATGGGGCATGCTCTTAATTTTACTCTGCAAGATATTCTTGTTCGCTACAAGAGAATGAAGGGAAATGATACTCTTTGGCTTTTTGGAACAGATCATGCTGGAATTGCAACTCAAACGGTTTTTGAAAGGCAGCTTAAAGAGATTGGTAAAAGTAAGGATGATTTTAGTCGTGAAGAATTTATTGGTGAAATTTTTAAGTTAACAGATAGACATAGAGAAATTATTGTCAATCAAATAGAAAGGCTCGGAGCTTCCTATGACCATTCTAGAGAAAGATTTACCCTTGATGGTGAGCTTTGTCAAGCCGTTAATAAGGTTTTTATTGACTTATATAATAAGGGCTTAATTTATAAGGGAGAATATCTTGTAAACCTTGATCCTGGATCTGGAAGTGTTGTTAGTGATGAGGAAGTTGAACATAAGGAAGTTATTGGAAAAATTTATTTTATTAAATATTTGTTAGATGATAATAATTTTATTGAAGTGGCAACTACTAGACCTGAAACGATGTTTGGAGATGTGGCTGTTGCTGTTAACCCTAATGATAATCGATATAAATCTTTAATTGGCAGAGAGGTTAGTGTTCCTATTGCAAATAGAAAAGTTAAGATAATAGCGGATAGTTATGTTGATATGGAATTTGGTAGTGGTGCTTTAAAAATAACACCTGCGCATGATCTCAATGACTTCGAAATTTCAAAAAGGCATGACATCCTCAAAATAAATATTTTGACTAGAGATGCAAAACTTAATGAAAATGTTCCGATTGAATATCAGGGTTTAAGTGTCAGTGCTGCAAGAATCAAGATAGAAAAAGATTTAAAAGATCAAGGGTTTTTAATAGACATTAAGAGGCATAAACATCAGGTTGGACATTGCCATAGATCGGGAGAGGTTGTTGAGCCTTATTTATCAAACCAGTGGTTTGTAAAGATGAAACCTTTGGCTGAGAATGCTTTAAAGGCTTTAGAAGAGAGTAAAATTAGGTTTTATCCTAAAAAGTGGGAGAATACATATAAGCATTGGTTGTCAAATATTAGAGATTGGTGCATATCTAGGCAGTTAGTTTGGGGACACAGAATTCCTGCATGGTATGATATTAAGACAGGAGAGGTTGTTGTTAGTGAGCTCGATCCGTCTTTAAGTGAGGAGTATAGGGGTAGGAATTTTACCAGAGATCCGGATGTTCTTGATACTTGGTTTTCTTCTTGGTTATGGCCATTCTCTTCTCTTGGGTGGCCAGAAGGTACCCTTGACTTTAAAAATTATTACCCTACAAATACTTTAATTACTGCTTATGACATAATATTTTTTTGGGTAGCAAGGATGGTAATGGCAGGTCTTGAGTTTACAGGACAAGTACCTTTTAAGAATATATACATAACGCCTCTTTTAAGAGATAAACAAGGTAGAAAAATGTCAAAATCTTTAGGTAATGGAATAGATCCTCTTGAAATTATTAATGAGTATGGAAGTGATGCTTTGCGTTTTACTCTTTCTTTTTTATCTGTACAAGGTCAGGATTTAAATATTGATACTAAAGATTTTATGTTTGGCGCTAAGTTTATGAACAAAGTATTTAATGCATCTAAATTTATTTTATCAAACTTAAAGGGTAGAGTGATATTAGACAGATTAATTTTAGACGATATCGATAAATGGTTGCTTACAAGTTTAAACTCAACTATTGCTTCTCTAGATTGGGCTTTTAAAAATTATAAGTACAATGAGGCTACAAGGGCAGTGTATGAATTCTTTTGGAATGATTTTTGTGATTGGTATATTGAAATTAGTAAGATTAATTTAAATAGTAACGATACTAATCTTCAAAGTATGACTATTTCTAAGTTGATATTTTTCTTGAAAGAATCTTTACTCATTATGCATCCCTTTGCACCCTTTATTACCGAAGAGATTTATGCTAAACTTCCGTGTTCAGAAGGCATATTAGCTTTAGCAAAGTATCCTGAGGGTATGACTCAGAGATATTTTAAGAAAGAGTTTGAAAGTTTTAATTTATTTAAAGATTTTATTATATCTATTAGAACTCTTAGGAGTGAATTTAATATAGTTCCTAATATTAAGATTAATGTTGGCTTGAAGTTTGATAATACGTTTAAATGTGACAGATATTTTAAGGAGCATGAGAAGATTGCAAAGAAGCTTATTAATTTTGATTGCATATTTTACAATGAAAGTTATGAAAATATGATAGGTGTGCCTGGCGTTGGTTTTGAAAGTTTTGCAGACATTAAGAGTTTGATAGATACTGACAAAGAGCTATTAAGGCTTGCTAAGCAACTAGAAAAATATGAGAGACTTAAAGGTACAACTTTGGTGAAACTTAAAAATCAGAACTTTTTATCAAATGCACCTAGTGAGATTGTTGACTTCGAGAAATCAAAATTATCAGAATTTGATTCTTTTATTTCAAAAATTAATAATTATCTTGATAATTTAAGAAAATAATGGAAGTGTCCTCAAGTGAAAATATTCATATCTCTGAATATTATTTTCATTACTTTATTTCAGTCATTTAATAGAGATAAGAATATATTCATTAAAGTTTTCTTCACTCTAATTTTTGCAGTGGGATGCTTCATTGAATATGCGTTTTATATTGTGCATGCTATTCCTTAGAAGTGGAGTATCTTAGAGATTTAAGTGATATTTCATTGAAATATATTTGTATGTCTGCGTAAAGATTGTTGACAAGATTTTTTTGGGATTTAAATTTTAATATGTTCTTTTAATAATCATTCAAGCCATAATCTAAAGTGTTGTATTACGGCTCTTCTGCAAATTGTAGACACTTGTTTTGCTTTGGTATAACAGTATTTGACTCTTACTGGTATAGATGCAAAAGGATCAGCTTTGTTAGTTTTGATTAATTTAAATTTAGGATTTTATTTTTCTAGCTCAATTAAATAGGGGCTAAGCACTTTTTATACACTTAAGCATTCGGATATCTATTTTATTTAGCAGTTTAACATTATTTTTAATCTTCATTTTCTCCCTCCTTATTAATTCTTATCTCAAATTTTATTTAAGTAATTGATTGACTATTCCTTGTGAGCTTTTATCATGTGTCTTTTGTTGTTGAATCCTTTTGCTCTAGAATAATGAAAATTTGCAAGTTTTAATCCGTCTTTTACAATTCTGGCTGAAGAGAATGTTGAAAGTTTTGTTCCAATTTTGCTCTTTTTTGAAATGAGCATAAATATTTCATGACTCCACATTCTGGGATTTTTACTCGGACTAAATCCGTCTAGAAACCAGTAATCTATATATTGAGGAATCTCTTTAAGTTTTTCCTTAGCATCTCCAACTAAGATTTTTAGATTAACATTATCTGTTAT
The sequence above is drawn from the Candidatus Borreliella tachyglossi genome and encodes:
- the plzA gene encoding c-di-GMP-binding receptor PlzA, with the protein product MLLSRKIKDYETKYRCKEIKMSTEINSFLNIKNTVEMKVGTYVVFGIIYSISMNTIKIIFQEDTILPILAQNRNLGNIQIRRLDDLTHNSFIIPSLAVRLANTSTYSGQDKEYNLLTLDFLSPVPEEFAMKIGKLLDLKLGQNQRIHERIIVDKDSLRKLKLSSDKAFIEFNGIKHKCLIKDLSYGGALLISYFDYEEMDESDIDLTLNFNIAGNEVSILGKTRNLSVIQTPNGKVLALGIAFYEEKIPLDYTMLIHDYFN
- a CDS encoding tetratricopeptide repeat protein; its protein translation is MLKNIVYISLPENFTRRIKDFVFDPTILLPVEVNNVLNFSQIELNFEAIMSAILKISAYERDNVNFPYYKKLLLALNPNIFAELINAGLIKVDEGDYSLALEIFLALKGIDDKNEILLLNLALLYERMAENFLKAEQGTDALHSDQNALKIYEKLLGFKSPNENVFANAGFFFVRQYKLDKAQQLLKHYLKISDNSRLKGKVSEILNAIGNHESLDLGLERIYDLIILSREDEAISELIRLLKYNEGLWNAWFLLGWGYRRKGFYSEAKDAFLKVLFLDSKNVDAMNELSICFMELLELDDSLKYLLRALKLEPDNVKIISNLGILYLKMEHKKEALKYFKIVLEYDPKDSLALKYLELLDK
- a CDS encoding septal ring lytic transglycosylase RlpA family protein, with the protein product MVSLINLMSGSSRFIFLFLIFIVAKLDSATVGLASWYGEAFHGKATANGEKFDMTALTAAHKELPFNTVVRVTNLLNNRTVVVRINDRGPFRKDRVIDLSKSAAEKLDFLGIGVAPVKIEILEKSDERKVVAHEPKKASNTVNSSKVDSLLESSKLDKDATLDKGGSDVAESALHDLIKEPDFYIQVGSYKMRDYAERAYRALQKVGLSVLVHAHGSFFTVFVPTHADDVHQNVELIKSTGYKDILVRKTKIPGDNLAID
- a CDS encoding ATP-dependent DNA helicase — its product is MIELNLIEYILKKAELNVKGFVTRNNQLRMIDKVSRAFNDENFLVIEAPTGTGKSLAYLISAIDFIQKTQEKVIISTASINLQEQLIKKDIKSLENIIPCKIKFGIIKGMRNYLCLRRLEEFERSLLTYTFNKKNLESLIYWAKTTKTGDKDELNFIDDKIWEEVSASIETCSGITCPDENKCFFKKARRKASECDIIITNHHLLLNDLYIRNEILTEKETHENDSEKIDTEEELNLILPNIKNVIIDEAHYLEEAARTLFNKNFSRIGIKQLFIKIDKLIKRQNIGGAYKKNFEIATISSFENIEYIIRTTKDFPSIYRITNATHKLDFYMRIKTHLQDIIYNLENYRTAITSVIQDLENQVAQIELNRLIRNIELKELLIKNFISENSYINLCFWIENKKNIPIFKTSEINLAPGLNSIMHKRLRRVIFTSATLLTNQSFSYFFNQTGLNLSDKEIKTEKLPYSFPYKERSILTIISDIENPNNEEEFLSQSAIYIKELVMLNKGGTLILLTSLKSLEYIGKNIKDFLLRNDINIFVQGDLPKHELINSFKYSQKKSVLIGIKNFWEGIDIKGDKLTMVIMPKLPFQTPSDPILIAKNELAIRVGENFFTKETLPQAIIKFKQGFGRLIRDSKDYGIIVCFDKRIFEKTYGKLFLESLPDIETHYSNFENIKQIIDIFFKKQEQNTNL
- a CDS encoding purine-nucleoside phosphorylase, with the protein product MNFKEINQRVDKAYNSIQDNISKFKPKVAVILGTRFSNVDAICDNGVEIPYTQIERFPISTEESHKGILKVNKDIALFSGRFHYYEGYHPKEIIMPILLAKKIGIKDLIITNASGGINSQFATTDLILINDHINLMGINPLIGEHDNKLGPRFPELNSIYNNSSLIEFTRNVYKDIFGKQMKEGVYIAVAGPSFESAAEIKFFKTIGADLVGMSTVPEIIMASYLEMDTVAISYVTNMASGIQENSITLEEIQINAEKSSKDLAKLLKGIIDRIELN
- a CDS encoding tRNA dihydrouridine synthase, producing the protein MNFLSDIRLPIMILAPMEDVTDTVFRNLIHLIGNGKHEPDIYFTEFISAVGLLNGSKQSMQHILTRNDELSRPLIAQIWGKKPDEFVKAIEVLSDLGFWGIDLNMGCPKKKIVKKGVCSALIENKSLAREIVMASKETCLRFGLPISVKTRHGFFCSEVEDWLGFLLGLGIDMLTVHPRLAINQSEGLIDMNVFDKVVKLRDKINPSTLIIGNGDILTLDHADQIIRDYSIDGVMFGRGIFKNLNLFKKGSPNFLSNNLNFRLDILKFHIKDFHTTWSFTKDFNKLKKYFKIYFNENERHSEYFRNIMNSSSYDELFTNLDRMDSIGD
- the valS gene encoding valine--tRNA ligase, whose translation is MSSELSKNYDPKSFEDKIYRKWLNNGVFRSGNSFELKKFSMIAPPPNVTGILHMGHALNFTLQDILVRYKRMKGNDTLWLFGTDHAGIATQTVFERQLKEIGKSKDDFSREEFIGEIFKLTDRHREIIVNQIERLGASYDHSRERFTLDGELCQAVNKVFIDLYNKGLIYKGEYLVNLDPGSGSVVSDEEVEHKEVIGKIYFIKYLLDDNNFIEVATTRPETMFGDVAVAVNPNDNRYKSLIGREVSVPIANRKVKIIADSYVDMEFGSGALKITPAHDLNDFEISKRHDILKINILTRDAKLNENVPIEYQGLSVSAARIKIEKDLKDQGFLIDIKRHKHQVGHCHRSGEVVEPYLSNQWFVKMKPLAENALKALEESKIRFYPKKWENTYKHWLSNIRDWCISRQLVWGHRIPAWYDIKTGEVVVSELDPSLSEEYRGRNFTRDPDVLDTWFSSWLWPFSSLGWPEGTLDFKNYYPTNTLITAYDIIFFWVARMVMAGLEFTGQVPFKNIYITPLLRDKQGRKMSKSLGNGIDPLEIINEYGSDALRFTLSFLSVQGQDLNIDTKDFMFGAKFMNKVFNASKFILSNLKGRVILDRLILDDIDKWLLTSLNSTIASLDWAFKNYKYNEATRAVYEFFWNDFCDWYIEISKINLNSNDTNLQSMTISKLIFFLKESLLIMHPFAPFITEEIYAKLPCSEGILALAKYPEGMTQRYFKKEFESFNLFKDFIISIRTLRSEFNIVPNIKINVGLKFDNTFKCDRYFKEHEKIAKKLINFDCIFYNESYENMIGVPGVGFESFADIKSLIDTDKELLRLAKQLEKYERLKGTTLVKLKNQNFLSNAPSEIVDFEKSKLSEFDSFISKINNYLDNLRK